In Eubalaena glacialis isolate mEubGla1 chromosome 12, mEubGla1.1.hap2.+ XY, whole genome shotgun sequence, the sequence ACAAGTTATCTGGGAATTGAGGGAAAGAGCGAGGTGGTAAACCTGTAAGAAGACTGCGGGGTCAGCCCTGAATTAAACCGGAGGAGGGGTAGGGAAGACGGGCACGAACTAAGAGATTTGAAGACAATGGGATGCGACCTTACGGAGTTTTCAGGTCGGGGAGCGGGAGAGGGAACCTCAGGAGTCGACGATGCCTGGGATGCCGACTCCGCACCGCCCCAGGGTCACGCCAGGTCTGTCCCCTAACTTGCCACCTCCTCACGTGTTTTTGGCATGGCGGGGATTAAAAAGGCAAGGGGAAAAATTACATGCGGAAAGGACAGAATGTTCCCAAAGATTactttaggtaaaaaaaaaaaaagtgaaatgcagatttttttttttcctttagtgcaGAGACGAATTTTAtttccgccccctcccctccacattcctgacctctctccctcccccttctctctttctttccttccttcctcctcttccaagTTCTGGGATTTTTCAGCCTTGCTTGGCTTGGGCCAAAAGCACAAAAAAGGCGTTTTCGGAAGCGGCTCGGCCGTGCACAAgggccatttgtttgttttgggactCGGGGCAGGAAATCTTGCCCGGCCTGAGTCACGGCGGCTCCTTCAAGGAAACGTCAGTGTTCTCTGGTCGCCCTTGCCCGCTGCGCGCCCGGCCGCCGCTGCCCATGGGGGAGATGCAGGGCGCGCTGGCCAGGGCCCGGCTCGAGTCCCTGCTCCGGCCCCGCCACAAAAAGAGGGCCGAGGCGCAGAAAAGGAGCGAGTCCTTCTTGCTGACCGGACTGGGTAAGCGCCGCTGCCGGCACGCGGGGGGCTTGTCTCACCAACTCCTCCACTAGTTGCTCGGATTGGGCGAGAGGGGCTGGGTATTTGGGGTAGTACCAAGGATGGAGAGATGGGGAAGGGGTAGGAGGGCGGCGGGAACCCGGGGACGCGCCGGGCGCTCTGGCCCCACGCTGGGGCCGGAGATAAGGGCGTGCGGGGCCGCCCTCCGCCGGCGCTGCCGCCCTGCGCCCGAGAGATAACCTCAGCTGGTGGCGCGCGGCCGCCCGGCGAGGGCTGCGGAGGCTGCCTTGCGGATTAGGGGAGAGGGTCGGGGTCGGCGCCAGGGCCGGGAGTGAATCCGAGCTGAGAGTTTGAGAAGCCAGAGCGGGCACAGAGCCACCCCGATCGCCTCGCACCCGGCAGAAAGCGCTCTGATTTCCTGATGTGCCGCGACTCTGATTTCCTCGCAGGACGGAATAAATGAGAAAGGTGGAAAATTACCCCggccgctccctccctccccaccccctccgccGGCGGTTTCCCCCTCTCCGGCCCGGGAGCCGAGCGAGGCCGACAACAGCCCTGCGccgggccctgccggggcggtccccgcgccccccgcgccccccgcgccccccgcccccgctccggGCTGGCCCCTCTCGCCGGGGGCGGAACCGCCCGCCGCCGGCCGCTTTGCCGCCGGGCAAATCGCGCGGCAGCCGGGGGCGGGGTCGCTACGGTGCCGGCCAGCGCCGCCTCCTCCATGTCTTGTGGGTCCCGCCCTCGCGGCGGCAGAACGTATATAAAGCCGGCGGCGCGGCCGGAGCGCAGCGTTGGCTGAGCCGGTCTCCCGTGTCTGACGACTCCTCGTGCTCCCTCTCTGTGGTGATGACGGTGAAAACCGAGGCTGCTAGGGACACCCTCACTTACTCCAGGATGAGGGGCATGGTGGCAATTCTCATCGGTGAGTGTAGGAATACGACTGGACTTCTAGGTTACGCCAGGTGGAAAGTTTTGAAGGTCCCGGATCAGACTGGTGTGCGTGGCGTCGGATGTTACAAAGCCGTCTAAACGTTTCTCCTCTAATTCGCAGCTTTCATGAAACAGAGAAGGATGGGCCTGAACGACTTTATTCAGAAGATTGCCAATAACTCCTATGCATGCAAACAGTAAGTTTGGTGGGGCGACGTGGGGAAATAAAGATAAGTAGGGAAGTTTCCATTTACCAGCGGTAAAGACATCCTCATCAATATATTGATCAGGAAGCCGACGACTTACCGAGGCTGGGGATCCCTTTTCTCTTTAAGTTCTaattatttcaaacatttaaagcATTACAATGAATTTGCTGATTTGGCTTGTTCTGGAAATGCaagataagattttcttttttatacatttatttatttctggctccgttgggtcttcgttgctgtgcccaggcctagttgtggtgcgcggggggtactctttgttgcggtgcgtgggcttctcattgcggcggcttctcttgttgcggagcacaagggctctaggcgcgcgggctcagtagttgtggcacacgggcctagttgctccgcggcatgtgggatcttcccggaccggggctcgaacccgtgtcccctacggtagcagggggattcttaaccactgcgccaccagggaagtcccgataaaaTTTTCATGTTTGCCTAATTCACCCCCTCTCTCCTTGAAGAACAACCCTCTGTGTTTAACTGGGTTTATCATTTTGGCTATTATTTTCTCTCACTGAGTAATTGATTTGGGTGTTTTTAAACACTGAATTCTCTGGAAAGGTTGAGCCAGAAATTCACTATTGGTGTTGGTCTGCCCTCGTGTGGCGAGTTAGGATGTTCAAcgttgttcctttcttctctgcagCCCTGAAGTTCAGTCCATTTTGAAAATCTCCCAACCTCAGGAGCCTGAGCTCATGAATGCCAACCCTTCTCCTCCAGTAAGTGTTCTCTATTCGTGATGCATCTGTGGAAGAATCTTATAAATGAGTCAGTTAGTTTGCCTGTGTTGATGAATTATAAAATAGCAGTTAGTATCAAGGCAGGAATGCCTCGTTGGTTCATGGCAAACAAGTGACGTAAGCACTTAAGTATGTGTCAGTGGAGTATTTTAGAAGACATATTTCATAAAAGTTATCTGCTTAAGAACAACACGATTATATACAATTTCCATACTCTCATTTGAAATATTCGCATGTATGGATGAAAAGTAGTTTGGAATGTGTTTATAGATGTCTGGGCACCTGCCCCTGTCATTTGCAGATGTACCACCTTTTGCATTGCCTATACTTTATTAATCGCTATCTTCCTTTGAAGCAAggatattaaaagaaaaccttttatTTTCCAGCCAAGTCCTTCTCAGCAAATTAACCTGGGCCCATCATCCAATCCTCATGCTAAACCATCTGACTTTCACTTCTTGAAAGTGATCGGGAAGGGCAGTTTTGGAAAGGTAATTTCGCATCTGAAGCTCTCATTATTTATAGTCTTTCATATGCTCATTTTACATCTCCCTGGATGTGAACAGGAAAAtgattttgaatttaaatttcaggTTCTCCTGGCAAGACACAAAGCCGAAGAAGCATTCTATGCAGTCAAAGTTTTACAAAAGAAAGCGATCCTGAAAAAGAAGGAGGTATGAGATGGGCTTGGAGATAGACATTCAGTAGACATTACCTTGCGATCTTGGCCCCACGTTAAAATTTGCCACTAAATCTTCATTGTCCTTTTTCTAGGAAAAGCATATTATGTCGGAGCGGAATGTCCTCCTGAAGAACGTGAAACACCCTTTCCTGGTGGGCCTTCACTTCTCTTTCCAGACGGCTGACAAACTGTACTTTGTCCTAGACTACATTAACGGTGGAGAGGTGAGCAGAGGGGATGGGAGCCGACCCCTGGCTGTCCGTGCATAGCctgctttgttttaatttgagaggaaagtttttaaaaagataattagtGGGGGAAAAGTTACCAGATTTAGTATTTCCTTTAACCTGCCAGCTTTCAGATAGTTTATAAACTATTTAGGGCCACTTCCTGCAATTGTCCTCTTTAGCTATATATGTCAAGACAGATTCAATGCATTGTCCTGGGTTTTTGGCAACCCAGGCTAACTCTGCTCTATCTCCTACAGTTGTTCTACCATCTCCAGAGGGAGCGATGCTTCCTGGAACCACGGGCTCGGTTCTATGCTGCTGAAATAGCCAGTGCCTTGGGTTACCTGCACTCCCTGAACATCGTTTATAGGTGAGCCCAAGACCTCTGAAAGCTCCCTTCCTTGTGTAAAGGAGACATAGCCCGGCCTTTGACAGGGCCTTAAAATAATTTGTGTTTAGGCACAACTTGGTCACCTAAAACCAGGTCCCCAGCATGTGACCGATCTTTTGACTCCCTGCCACGAGGGAACTAGCCAATGAGGACTGTGCCTCATCCAGAATAGATGAACAGAACAAGGACTCCCTTTTAGATTCACTAACACAACTACAGTGAATGTAAAGTGCTCCTAGTAGCCCTAGTAATGATCTTTACGGAGGATTGCTAATGCGGTGAAATTAACTTATACGActacttttctattctttttttttttttttttacagagactTAAAGCCAGAGAATATCTTGCTGGATTCACAGGGACACATTGTCCTTACTGACTTTGGACTCTGCAAGGAGAACATTGAACACAATGGCACGACGTCCACCTTCTGCGGCACACCCGAGGTAGGCGAACTCTTGATTGGATGCCTGGTCCACCCCGTCCTCCAGGAAGGGATCACTGCAGTGACACTTTTAACTACTGAAAAGAGTAAGCTGTTTTCAGAGATGTTTTAGTCCAGTTCAGTGCAAGTAAAATACACTGGCTGTCGGAGGCATGAGAAATTCCAAGGCCTCACGTTGCTTTAATTAAAGTGAGCTGTTTGTAAGATCCACACTATAAAAGGTTTCTAAACCCCTAAGTAAGATATCTTAGGAGGGCGCAATAGCTTTCAGAATATCAGGACATGTAAGTGGCCAGTCAGCCTCAAAGCCAGCAGTTTTATCAGGAAGTAGTTTAAAGAAATATATCCTCCAAGTGGACCCAGGGTCTCTCAGCCCTTTCAAAGTGCATGCCTGGTCTTGGGATTGCCTAGTTTCAGGGGCTCTAAACTCTCTTTTCCTGGTCTGTCTTTCAGTATCTTGCACCTGAGGTGCTTCATAAGCAGCCTTATGATAGGACCGTGGACTGGTGGTGTCTGGGGGC encodes:
- the LOC133102602 gene encoding serine/threonine-protein kinase Sgk1 isoform X2; this translates as MGCDLTEFSGRGAGEGTSGVDDAWDADSAPPQGHASSGIFQPCLAWAKSTKKAFSEAARPCTRAICLFWDSGQEILPGLSHGGSFKETSVFSGRPCPLRARPPLPMGEMQGALARARLESLLRPRHKKRAEAQKRSESFLLTGLAFMKQRRMGLNDFIQKIANNSYACKHPEVQSILKISQPQEPELMNANPSPPPSPSQQINLGPSSNPHAKPSDFHFLKVIGKGSFGKVLLARHKAEEAFYAVKVLQKKAILKKKEEKHIMSERNVLLKNVKHPFLVGLHFSFQTADKLYFVLDYINGGELFYHLQRERCFLEPRARFYAAEIASALGYLHSLNIVYRDLKPENILLDSQGHIVLTDFGLCKENIEHNGTTSTFCGTPEYLAPEVLHKQPYDRTVDWWCLGAVLYEMLYGLPPFYSRNTAEMYNNILNKPLQLKPNITNSAKHVLEGLLQKDRTKRLGAKDDFMEIKNHVFFSLINWDDLINKKITPPFNPNVSGPSDLRHFDPEFTEEPVPNSIGRSPDSILLTASVKEAAEAFLGFSYAPPMDSFL
- the LOC133102602 gene encoding serine/threonine-protein kinase Sgk1 isoform X1, whose amino-acid sequence is MRKVENYPGRSLPPHPLRRRFPPLRPGSRARPTTALRRALPGRSPRPPRPPRPPPPLRAGPSRRGRNRPPPAALPPGKSRGSRGRGRYGAGQRRLLHVLWVPPSRRQNVYKAGGAAGAQRWLSRSPVSDDSSCSLSVVMTVKTEAARDTLTYSRMRGMVAILIAFMKQRRMGLNDFIQKIANNSYACKHPEVQSILKISQPQEPELMNANPSPPPSPSQQINLGPSSNPHAKPSDFHFLKVIGKGSFGKVLLARHKAEEAFYAVKVLQKKAILKKKEEKHIMSERNVLLKNVKHPFLVGLHFSFQTADKLYFVLDYINGGELFYHLQRERCFLEPRARFYAAEIASALGYLHSLNIVYRDLKPENILLDSQGHIVLTDFGLCKENIEHNGTTSTFCGTPEYLAPEVLHKQPYDRTVDWWCLGAVLYEMLYGLPPFYSRNTAEMYNNILNKPLQLKPNITNSAKHVLEGLLQKDRTKRLGAKDDFMEIKNHVFFSLINWDDLINKKITPPFNPNVSGPSDLRHFDPEFTEEPVPNSIGRSPDSILLTASVKEAAEAFLGFSYAPPMDSFL
- the LOC133102602 gene encoding serine/threonine-protein kinase Sgk1 isoform X3, which produces MKQEAIKSPLKAFMKQRRMGLNDFIQKIANNSYACKHPEVQSILKISQPQEPELMNANPSPPPSPSQQINLGPSSNPHAKPSDFHFLKVIGKGSFGKVLLARHKAEEAFYAVKVLQKKAILKKKEEKHIMSERNVLLKNVKHPFLVGLHFSFQTADKLYFVLDYINGGELFYHLQRERCFLEPRARFYAAEIASALGYLHSLNIVYRDLKPENILLDSQGHIVLTDFGLCKENIEHNGTTSTFCGTPEYLAPEVLHKQPYDRTVDWWCLGAVLYEMLYGLPPFYSRNTAEMYNNILNKPLQLKPNITNSAKHVLEGLLQKDRTKRLGAKDDFMEIKNHVFFSLINWDDLINKKITPPFNPNVSGPSDLRHFDPEFTEEPVPNSIGRSPDSILLTASVKEAAEAFLGFSYAPPMDSFL